The Mycolicibacterium smegmatis genome has a window encoding:
- a CDS encoding histidine phosphatase family protein, whose protein sequence is MTVILLRHGRSTSNTAHTLAGRSDGVDLDDRGREQAEGVVSRIGDLPVRAIVRSPMLRCERTVDPLATALGLQPIVDERLTEVDYGSWTGRKISDLLKEPLWSVVQAQPSAAVFPEGEGLAQVQARAVAAVRERDRALAAEHGADVLWVACTHGDVIKAVLADALGVHLDGFQRITADPASMSVVRYTELRPFVMHINHTGPQLSAGLAAEPKTDAVVGGSTD, encoded by the coding sequence ATGACTGTCATCCTGCTGCGGCACGGCCGCTCCACCTCCAACACCGCCCACACGCTGGCCGGCCGGTCCGACGGCGTCGACCTCGACGACCGGGGCCGCGAGCAGGCCGAAGGTGTGGTGAGCCGCATCGGGGATCTGCCGGTGCGGGCGATCGTGCGTTCGCCCATGCTGCGCTGCGAGCGCACCGTGGATCCGCTGGCCACGGCACTCGGTCTGCAACCGATCGTCGACGAACGGCTCACCGAGGTCGACTACGGCAGCTGGACCGGGCGCAAGATCTCCGACCTGCTCAAAGAGCCGCTGTGGAGCGTCGTGCAGGCCCAGCCAAGCGCCGCGGTGTTCCCTGAAGGCGAGGGGCTCGCGCAGGTGCAGGCCCGCGCGGTGGCCGCGGTCCGCGAACGCGACCGCGCGCTGGCCGCCGAGCACGGCGCCGACGTGTTGTGGGTGGCCTGCACCCACGGCGACGTGATCAAGGCCGTGCTGGCCGATGCCCTCGGGGTGCACCTCGACGGCTTCCAGCGCATCACCGCCGACCCGGCGTCCATGAGCGTGGTCCGCTACACCGAGCTGCGCCCGTTCGTCATGCACATCAATCACACCGGCCCGCAACTGAGCGCCGGACTGGCCGCCGAACCGAAGACCGACGCGGTCGTCGGTGGGTCCACCGACTGA
- a CDS encoding undecaprenyl-diphosphate phosphatase, protein MSWLQVIVLSIVQGLTEFLPVSSSGHLAITSQVFFDDDAGASFTAVTQLGTEFAVLIYFAKDIGRIVKAWFLGLRAPEHRDADYRLGWFVIVGTIPIGVFGLLFKDEIRTGARNLWLVATALIVFSVVIAAAEYYGRQVRQVEQLTWRDSVIVGLAQCLALMPGVSRSGATISAGLFLGLKREVAARFGFLLAIPAVLASGLFSLPDAFHPVGEGMSASGPQLIVATVIAFVVGFAAIAWFLKFLVSHSMYWFVGYRVVLGVVVLALLGTGVLAAQ, encoded by the coding sequence ATGTCGTGGCTGCAAGTGATCGTGCTCTCGATTGTGCAGGGGCTCACCGAGTTTCTCCCGGTTTCGTCGTCGGGCCACCTGGCGATCACCTCGCAGGTGTTCTTCGACGACGACGCGGGCGCCTCGTTCACCGCGGTCACCCAACTGGGCACCGAGTTCGCGGTGCTGATCTATTTCGCGAAGGACATCGGCCGGATCGTCAAGGCCTGGTTCCTGGGTCTGCGCGCGCCTGAACACCGCGACGCCGATTACCGCCTCGGCTGGTTCGTCATCGTCGGCACCATTCCCATCGGGGTGTTCGGCCTGCTGTTCAAGGACGAAATCCGCACGGGGGCACGCAATCTCTGGTTGGTGGCCACCGCGCTGATCGTGTTCTCGGTGGTGATCGCGGCGGCCGAGTACTACGGCAGGCAGGTCCGCCAGGTCGAGCAGCTGACGTGGCGCGACAGCGTCATCGTGGGCCTCGCGCAGTGCCTTGCGCTCATGCCGGGGGTGTCGCGATCGGGGGCGACCATCAGCGCGGGCCTGTTCCTCGGGCTCAAACGCGAGGTGGCCGCGCGGTTCGGCTTCCTGCTGGCGATCCCTGCTGTGCTCGCCTCGGGCCTGTTCTCCCTGCCCGACGCGTTCCACCCGGTCGGGGAGGGGATGAGCGCGAGCGGGCCGCAACTGATCGTCGCGACGGTCATCGCGTTCGTCGTAGGATTCGCCGCGATTGCCTGGTTCCTGAAATTCCTGGTATCGCACAGCATGTACTGGTTTGTCGGATACCGCGTGGTCCTCGGTGTGGTGGTGCTCGCACTGCTGGGCACCGGGGTACTGGCGGCGCAATGA
- a CDS encoding YncE family protein — translation MLRPITAGQPLYAAVVSLALLLAAGCSSNVVDAPPPTIEPAQAAVSPPVTQQPDGQVRPLASPGQAAVFDPATRQLAVLSTDAEGQSAVALLGQDSRPPVTVPLPANAAALAGDGKGGLLLSTRGGYFRVDLTAATPTPARVDVDGKGDVDFTAIAVREDGRVVLGSADGAVYTLTGDAGVDAELKIFARVDSLVTQGNTAIVLDRGQTSVTTVDASGTKAAHALRAGEGATTIATDPRGLLLVADTRGDGLLVYSVDPLILRQRSPVRGAPYGLTGSANLVWVSETSTNTVIGYDLSTGIPVEKVRYRTVQQPNSLAYDETSGTLYVVSATGAGVQVIPNATVGP, via the coding sequence GTGTTGCGCCCAATAACTGCAGGTCAGCCCCTCTACGCCGCCGTCGTCTCGCTGGCTCTGCTGTTGGCGGCCGGGTGCTCGTCCAACGTGGTCGACGCGCCGCCGCCCACCATCGAACCCGCGCAGGCCGCGGTGTCGCCGCCTGTCACACAGCAGCCCGACGGCCAGGTGCGTCCGTTGGCCTCGCCCGGACAGGCTGCGGTGTTCGACCCGGCCACCCGCCAACTCGCGGTGCTGAGCACCGACGCCGAGGGGCAATCGGCCGTGGCGTTGCTGGGTCAGGATTCGCGGCCGCCGGTGACGGTGCCCCTGCCGGCCAACGCGGCCGCGCTGGCCGGCGACGGCAAGGGCGGATTGCTGTTGTCGACGCGAGGCGGCTATTTCCGCGTCGACCTCACCGCCGCCACGCCCACACCGGCGCGCGTCGACGTCGACGGCAAGGGCGACGTCGACTTCACCGCGATCGCCGTGCGCGAGGACGGCAGGGTGGTGCTCGGGAGCGCCGACGGCGCGGTCTACACGTTGACCGGCGACGCGGGCGTGGACGCCGAGCTGAAGATCTTCGCCCGCGTGGACTCCCTTGTCACCCAGGGAAATACCGCTATCGTGCTGGACCGCGGCCAGACCTCGGTGACCACCGTGGACGCCAGCGGAACCAAGGCCGCGCACGCGCTGCGCGCCGGCGAGGGCGCCACCACCATCGCGACCGATCCCCGCGGCCTGCTGCTGGTGGCCGACACCCGCGGCGACGGCCTGCTGGTCTACAGCGTCGACCCGCTGATCCTGCGCCAACGCTCCCCCGTGCGCGGCGCGCCGTACGGACTGACCGGATCGGCAAACCTCGTTTGGGTGTCAGAGACCTCCACGAACACCGTCATTGGTTACGATCTGTCCACCGGCATACCCGTCGAGAAGGTGCGTTATCGAACCGTGCAGCAACCGAACTCCCTGGCCTACGACGAAACCTCCGGCACGCTCTACGTCGTGTCGGCCACGGGAGCGGGCGTGCAGGTGATCCCGAACGCGACGGTGGGGCCATGA
- a CDS encoding DUF5703 family protein, with translation MTNIQRGLLPPGWDKVVEEDSSDEYDWVPLRLPPDVTRVSASLRLSIEAEYRGWELTRVRAYTDGSRRVLLRRKKSAATMPGTPDQPAL, from the coding sequence ATGACCAACATCCAGCGTGGGCTCCTTCCGCCGGGCTGGGACAAGGTGGTCGAAGAAGATTCCTCGGACGAGTACGACTGGGTGCCGCTGCGCCTGCCCCCTGACGTGACCAGGGTGAGCGCGAGCCTCCGGTTGTCGATCGAGGCCGAATACCGCGGCTGGGAACTGACCCGGGTCCGTGCCTACACAGACGGGAGCCGACGGGTGCTGCTGCGCCGAAAGAAGTCCGCCGCCACGATGCCGGGAACCCCGGACCAACCGGCCCTGTGA
- a CDS encoding quinone-dependent dihydroorotate dehydrogenase, which translates to MYRVLRRALFLAPAERVHVWVFALLRAVTWAAPLRAALARLLAPRDPILASTVFGVHFPGPLGLAAGFDKNGRGLAAWGALGFGYAEVGTVTAQPQPGNPAPRLFRLPDDHALLNRMGFNNEGAGALAQRLTRGKSDIPIGVNIGKTKVTPAEEAVADYVTSARLLNSLASFVVVNVSSPNTPGLRDLQAVAALRPILAAVKAETTKPVLVKIAPDLSDSDIDEIADLAVELGLAGIVATNTTVSRDGLLTPGVADLGPGGISGRPVARRSAEVLRRLYRRVGDKLVLISVGGIETADDAWERIVSGASLLQGYTGFIYGGGLWAKHIHDGIAGRLRACGFTTLSEAVGSAVR; encoded by the coding sequence ATGTACCGCGTACTGCGGCGGGCGCTGTTCCTCGCACCCGCCGAACGGGTCCATGTCTGGGTGTTCGCGCTGCTGCGGGCCGTCACCTGGGCCGCGCCGCTGCGCGCCGCACTCGCACGCCTGCTGGCGCCACGCGATCCGATCCTGGCCAGCACGGTGTTCGGTGTGCACTTCCCGGGACCGCTGGGACTCGCGGCCGGTTTCGACAAGAACGGCCGCGGTCTGGCCGCCTGGGGCGCGCTGGGCTTCGGCTACGCCGAGGTGGGCACCGTCACCGCGCAGCCCCAGCCGGGCAACCCGGCACCCCGGCTGTTCCGGTTGCCCGACGATCACGCGCTGCTCAACCGCATGGGGTTCAACAACGAGGGCGCGGGCGCGCTCGCGCAGCGCCTGACCCGCGGGAAGTCCGACATCCCGATCGGGGTGAACATCGGCAAGACCAAGGTCACGCCCGCCGAGGAGGCCGTGGCCGATTACGTCACCAGCGCACGCCTGCTCAACAGCCTGGCGTCGTTCGTCGTCGTCAACGTCAGCTCCCCCAACACGCCGGGTTTGCGGGACCTGCAGGCCGTCGCCGCACTGCGACCCATCCTCGCCGCGGTCAAGGCCGAGACCACCAAACCGGTACTGGTGAAGATCGCCCCGGACCTGTCGGATTCCGACATCGACGAGATCGCGGACCTGGCAGTGGAACTGGGGTTGGCGGGCATCGTCGCCACCAACACCACGGTGTCGCGCGACGGCCTGCTCACGCCTGGCGTCGCCGACCTGGGGCCCGGCGGGATCTCCGGGCGCCCGGTGGCCCGCCGCTCGGCCGAGGTGCTGCGCAGGCTGTACCGGCGTGTGGGCGACAAACTCGTGCTGATCAGTGTCGGTGGTATCGAGACCGCCGACGACGCGTGGGAGCGCATCGTCTCGGGCGCCTCGCTGCTGCAGGGCTATACGGGTTTCATCTACGGCGGTGGCCTGTGGGCCAAGCACATTCACGACGGCATCGCCGGGCGGTTGCGCGCGTGCGGCTTCACCACGCTGAGCGAGGCTGTCGGATCAGCCGTGCGCTGA
- a CDS encoding YbhB/YbcL family Raf kinase inhibitor-like protein, which yields MTSPYDNLPQLPSFTLTSESVSDGQPLANDQVSGIMGAGGSDISPQLSWSGFPEETKSFAVTIYDPDAPTASGFWHWAVADLPVSVTELPAGAGDGSPLPGGAVTLANDASVKRYIGAAPPAGHGPHRYYIAVHAVDVEKLDLPENATPAYLGFNLFGHAIARAVIHGTYEQK from the coding sequence ATGACCAGTCCATACGACAACTTGCCGCAGCTGCCGAGTTTCACCCTCACGTCCGAGTCGGTCAGCGACGGGCAGCCGCTCGCCAACGATCAGGTCAGCGGCATCATGGGCGCAGGTGGCTCGGACATCTCGCCGCAGTTGAGCTGGTCGGGTTTCCCGGAGGAGACCAAGAGCTTCGCCGTCACGATCTACGACCCCGACGCGCCCACTGCATCGGGTTTCTGGCACTGGGCGGTCGCCGACCTGCCCGTCTCGGTCACCGAACTGCCCGCGGGTGCCGGTGACGGCAGCCCGCTGCCCGGCGGCGCCGTCACGCTCGCCAACGACGCGAGCGTCAAGCGCTACATCGGCGCCGCGCCGCCGGCCGGCCACGGACCGCACCGCTACTACATCGCGGTCCACGCCGTCGACGTCGAGAAGCTCGACCTGCCGGAGAACGCCACGCCGGCCTATCTGGGCTTCAATCTGTTCGGCCACGCGATCGCCCGCGCGGTCATCCACGGCACCTACGAACAGAAGTAG
- a CDS encoding M20/M25/M40 family metallo-hydrolase, translating into MVTVTVSAASADEVVDLVSALIRFDTSNTGDPATTKGEAECAHWVAQQLEEVGYETEYVESGAPGRGNVFARLRGADPSRGALMVHGHLDVVPAEPADWSVHPFSGAVKDGYVWGRGAVDMKDMVGMTLAVARHFKRAGIVPPRDLVFAFVADEEHGGTYGADWLVNNRPDLFEGVTEAIGEVGGFSLTVPRKDGGERRLYLIETAEKGLSWMRLTARGRAGHGSMVHDDNAVTAIAGAVDRLGRHEFPLVLSPAVEEFLTAVAEETGYTFDPNSPDLEGTIAKLGGVARIVSATLRDTANPTMLKAGYKANVIPAVAEAMIDCRVLPGRKEAFEREVDELIGPDVTRSWERDLPSYETSFDGDLVDAMNASVLTLDPEARIVPYMLSAGTDAKSFQRLGIRCFGFAPLRLPPDLDFAALFHGVDERVPVDALQFGAGVLEHFLQNC; encoded by the coding sequence ATGGTCACTGTGACTGTCTCCGCGGCCAGTGCGGACGAGGTGGTTGATCTCGTCAGCGCGCTCATCAGGTTCGACACCTCCAACACGGGGGACCCGGCGACCACCAAAGGTGAGGCAGAGTGTGCCCATTGGGTGGCCCAGCAGCTCGAAGAGGTCGGGTACGAGACCGAGTACGTCGAGTCCGGCGCGCCGGGCCGGGGCAACGTGTTCGCGAGGCTGCGTGGCGCGGACCCGTCGCGCGGCGCGCTGATGGTGCACGGCCACCTCGACGTGGTGCCCGCCGAGCCGGCCGACTGGAGCGTGCACCCGTTCTCCGGGGCGGTCAAGGACGGCTACGTGTGGGGACGCGGGGCGGTCGACATGAAGGACATGGTCGGCATGACCCTCGCGGTCGCCCGCCACTTCAAGCGCGCGGGCATCGTGCCGCCGCGTGACCTGGTGTTCGCGTTCGTCGCCGACGAGGAGCACGGCGGCACCTACGGCGCCGACTGGCTGGTGAACAACCGTCCCGATCTGTTCGAGGGCGTCACCGAGGCCATCGGCGAGGTCGGCGGGTTCTCGCTCACCGTGCCGCGCAAGGACGGCGGTGAGCGGCGCCTGTACCTCATCGAGACCGCCGAGAAGGGCCTGTCGTGGATGCGGCTGACGGCGCGCGGCCGCGCCGGGCACGGGTCGATGGTGCACGACGACAACGCGGTCACCGCGATCGCGGGCGCGGTGGACCGCCTGGGCCGCCACGAGTTCCCGCTGGTGCTCAGTCCCGCGGTGGAGGAGTTCCTGACCGCGGTCGCCGAGGAGACCGGGTACACGTTCGATCCGAACTCACCGGACCTGGAGGGCACCATCGCCAAGCTCGGCGGCGTGGCCCGCATCGTGTCGGCGACGCTGCGCGACACGGCCAACCCCACCATGCTCAAGGCCGGCTACAAGGCCAACGTGATCCCCGCGGTGGCCGAGGCCATGATCGACTGCCGCGTCCTGCCGGGCCGCAAGGAGGCGTTCGAGCGCGAGGTCGACGAACTGATCGGACCCGACGTCACGCGCTCGTGGGAACGCGACCTGCCGTCGTACGAGACTTCGTTCGACGGCGACCTGGTCGACGCGATGAACGCCAGCGTGCTGACACTGGATCCCGAGGCCCGCATCGTGCCGTACATGCTGTCGGCGGGCACCGATGCGAAGTCGTTCCAGCGCTTGGGTATTCGGTGCTTCGGCTTCGCGCCGCTGCGTCTGCCGCCGGATCTGGATTTCGCGGCGCTGTTCCACGGTGTGGACGAGCGGGTTCCGGTGGATGCGCTGCAATTCGGGGCGGGTGTTCTGGAACACTTCCTGCAGAACTGCTGA
- a CDS encoding alpha/beta hydrolase has protein sequence MTAQIAPLVFDAEGHPDPMTLTDLEQRLPGLTDLVIFSHGWNNDEAAATLLYDRWFRLLAPHLDPARNVGFVGVRWPSTLWRDEPIPDFPATPAGGAEGAAALGGAREVAADSDAGNPALDPQELAELKQLFPTAEQQLDTLAALLAQPPDVDAVPDLFEALQDFHKATPDGFDDGETEDTQDGPGMVADDQDPAELFNTFADQLLSAGVQFGDDGTGAAGLGDFAGKLWRGAKEALRQLSYWKMKNRAGVVGKNGLGPVIDKLARSAPGLRIHLVGHSFGARLVCYALAGMSGAQPSPVKSVTLLQGAFSRFSFIDRLPFRDGAGALAGLLGRVDGPLTVCFSRHDRALSTFYPLASAAVGDDAAGLDDPLFRWRAMGSHGAFRSESLGLGAVGAQYPFEAGKILNLDASEVVKADAGPSGAHSDIFHDELAWVVATAGGLN, from the coding sequence ATGACTGCCCAGATCGCCCCTCTGGTGTTCGACGCCGAGGGCCACCCCGATCCGATGACGCTGACCGATCTGGAGCAGCGGCTGCCAGGTCTCACCGATCTGGTGATCTTCTCGCACGGCTGGAACAACGACGAGGCGGCCGCAACGTTGTTGTACGACCGCTGGTTCCGTCTGCTGGCACCGCACCTCGACCCCGCGCGCAACGTGGGATTCGTGGGCGTGCGCTGGCCCTCGACGCTGTGGCGGGACGAGCCGATACCGGACTTCCCGGCCACCCCCGCAGGCGGCGCCGAGGGCGCTGCCGCGCTCGGCGGTGCTCGTGAAGTGGCTGCCGACTCCGATGCCGGGAACCCGGCCCTGGACCCACAGGAGCTCGCCGAACTCAAGCAGCTGTTCCCGACGGCCGAGCAACAACTGGACACCCTCGCGGCGCTGCTCGCCCAACCGCCCGACGTCGACGCCGTGCCCGATCTGTTCGAGGCCCTGCAGGATTTCCACAAGGCCACGCCGGACGGATTCGACGACGGCGAAACCGAGGACACCCAGGACGGTCCGGGGATGGTCGCCGACGATCAGGATCCGGCCGAGTTGTTCAACACCTTCGCCGACCAGTTGCTCTCTGCGGGGGTGCAGTTCGGTGACGACGGCACCGGCGCAGCGGGGCTCGGCGACTTCGCGGGCAAGCTTTGGCGCGGCGCCAAGGAGGCGCTGCGGCAGCTGAGCTACTGGAAGATGAAGAACCGTGCGGGCGTGGTGGGCAAGAACGGCCTCGGACCCGTCATCGACAAACTGGCCCGAAGCGCGCCGGGGTTGCGAATCCACTTGGTGGGGCACAGTTTCGGCGCACGGTTGGTGTGCTACGCGCTGGCGGGCATGTCCGGCGCCCAGCCGTCGCCGGTCAAATCGGTCACGCTGCTACAGGGCGCGTTCTCTCGGTTCTCGTTCATCGACCGGCTGCCGTTCCGGGACGGGGCGGGAGCACTCGCCGGGCTGCTCGGGCGCGTCGACGGCCCACTCACGGTGTGCTTTTCGCGCCACGACCGCGCTCTGAGCACGTTCTACCCGCTTGCGTCGGCCGCGGTCGGTGACGACGCCGCGGGCCTCGACGATCCACTGTTCCGGTGGCGCGCGATGGGCTCACACGGGGCGTTCCGATCGGAGAGCTTGGGCCTCGGCGCGGTGGGGGCGCAGTATCCGTTCGAGGCAGGGAAGATCCTGAACCTGGATGCGTCAGAGGTCGTCAAGGCCGATGCCGGGCCGTCCGGGGCGCACAGCGACATCTTCCACGACGAGCTCGCGTGGGTGGTGGCGACTGCCGGTGGCCTCAACTGA
- a CDS encoding S8 family peptidase has protein sequence MDETDSTESSRWPSRVLCALATLDGLEQHPTDAATLKEAVAARYAAEFVERDRQYENNRPFWHNRVDDAVRQLRRRRLLIAKNKGRPQEIALTESGRRAAERACAQDAGEAEKTTRTVPAGRALTPRPARDERPRRDPVLAGVVTPPLRERMAEVPDERPIPIMIELNLGFQPTAQAARDRVRNLWALIGAAGEPGDLADQFMVGDLTAAQIKQLVSADAVPQIWPARAIYRIWPDFEVQPLIDASSRTVKAVAAQRSFDSFGDGIVWAVVDSGIEKRHPHFAAHQNLDHPSVADLHRDFTGGAAPLTDTDGHGTHVAGIIAGGLVGWTGKVVVAEKRLNAPEGGDAIMQPREVDPDRLAGMAPRAKLVSLKVLGPGDHVSRVSRVMAALAYVRELNAGSERVPRIHGVNLSLGYPFDAKWYACGQSPLCVEVDKTVRSGVVVVVAAGNSGYVSLNVASSKDSMKFTADMTINDPGNTESAITVGSTHRSSPHTFGVSYFSSRGPTGDGRAKPDLVAPGERITSAAAGTRRSTVTNQIDVPDGVPVYIEESGTSMAAPHVSGAVAAFLSVQREFVSRPEAVKRIFTESATSLGRDRSFQGSGLVDLLRALQSV, from the coding sequence GTGGACGAGACTGATTCGACCGAGTCATCGAGGTGGCCGTCGCGGGTGCTTTGCGCACTGGCCACGCTTGACGGCCTCGAGCAACACCCGACGGACGCCGCGACCCTCAAAGAGGCCGTGGCGGCGCGTTACGCGGCGGAGTTCGTCGAACGTGACCGTCAATACGAGAACAACCGGCCGTTCTGGCACAACCGCGTCGACGACGCCGTACGTCAACTCCGCAGGCGCCGCCTGCTCATTGCGAAGAACAAGGGCAGACCCCAGGAGATCGCGTTGACCGAGTCCGGGCGCCGCGCGGCCGAACGGGCCTGTGCCCAGGACGCCGGCGAAGCCGAGAAGACGACCAGGACGGTCCCGGCCGGGCGGGCCCTCACCCCGCGGCCCGCACGCGACGAACGTCCACGGCGCGATCCCGTCCTCGCCGGTGTCGTCACACCGCCGCTGCGTGAGCGGATGGCCGAGGTGCCCGACGAGCGCCCGATTCCGATCATGATCGAGCTCAACCTGGGGTTCCAGCCGACGGCGCAGGCGGCGAGAGATCGGGTCCGGAACCTGTGGGCACTGATCGGCGCGGCAGGGGAACCGGGCGACCTCGCCGATCAGTTCATGGTCGGTGATCTGACCGCGGCCCAGATCAAACAGTTGGTGTCCGCCGATGCGGTGCCGCAGATCTGGCCGGCGCGCGCCATCTACCGGATCTGGCCGGACTTCGAGGTACAGCCGTTGATCGATGCGTCCTCACGCACCGTCAAAGCGGTCGCCGCGCAACGGTCCTTCGACAGTTTCGGCGACGGAATCGTATGGGCCGTCGTGGATTCGGGCATCGAAAAGAGGCATCCGCACTTCGCCGCGCACCAGAATCTCGACCACCCGTCAGTCGCAGACCTCCACCGCGATTTCACCGGTGGCGCAGCCCCGCTGACCGACACCGACGGGCACGGCACCCACGTCGCGGGCATCATCGCCGGCGGACTCGTCGGCTGGACCGGCAAAGTCGTTGTCGCCGAGAAACGGCTCAACGCCCCGGAAGGCGGCGATGCCATCATGCAGCCGCGCGAGGTCGATCCCGACCGGCTCGCGGGCATGGCGCCCAGGGCGAAGCTCGTGAGCCTCAAGGTGCTCGGTCCCGGTGATCACGTGTCGAGGGTCAGCCGTGTGATGGCGGCGCTGGCATACGTCCGGGAGCTCAACGCAGGCAGCGAACGCGTGCCGCGAATCCACGGCGTCAACCTCAGCCTGGGATATCCGTTCGACGCCAAGTGGTACGCATGCGGCCAGAGCCCGCTGTGCGTGGAGGTCGACAAGACCGTGCGCTCGGGTGTCGTCGTGGTGGTCGCGGCAGGCAACTCCGGCTATGTGTCGCTCAACGTCGCGTCGAGCAAGGACTCGATGAAGTTCACGGCCGACATGACCATCAACGATCCCGGCAACACCGAGAGCGCCATCACCGTGGGATCCACCCATCGCAGTTCGCCGCACACATTCGGCGTCTCGTACTTCTCGTCGCGCGGGCCGACCGGCGACGGCCGCGCCAAACCCGACCTCGTGGCACCGGGCGAGCGCATCACGTCAGCGGCTGCCGGGACGCGCCGCAGCACCGTGACCAACCAGATCGACGTGCCCGACGGCGTGCCGGTCTACATCGAGGAGAGCGGCACCAGCATGGCCGCACCGCATGTGTCGGGCGCGGTCGCGGCGTTCCTGTCGGTGCAACGCGAATTCGTCAGCAGGCCCGAGGCCGTCAAGCGGATCTTCACCGAGTCCGCGACGTCGCTGGGACGCGACCGGTCGTTCCAGGGCAGCGGTCTGGTGGACCTGCTGCGTGCCCTGCAATCGGTATGA
- a CDS encoding catalase family protein: protein MTEAADRTTPWQQQPIRYSADLEKPSPREQADIEKIMAKLLKNNERAYDKYKHGLRDAHAKSHAILRGELIVNEGLPPELAQGLFAEPRTYPVIARLSSTSGVRRSDKTRGVRGLGLKVLGVQGEKILPDDSSTNQDFVMVTHEDFLFADAHAYAGLGMITASLLARLSDQALWLGSGLLDLVSKAGIKLPDNLMVFVAPNRPILGLEFFSSAPFRHGDHVAKYRFAPASENVKALSGQLLPRNPAPEQHRDMIAEFFADQTAEFDFSAQLCTDPVAMPIEDAGKNWDKSISPYVSVAKIVFGPQNPYSALRRAYGDDVLAFNSWRGLAEHRPLGSINRLKKTVYESSADYRHRVNRIDRHEPVDISELPD from the coding sequence ATGACCGAAGCCGCAGACCGGACCACTCCGTGGCAGCAGCAGCCCATCCGCTACTCGGCGGATCTCGAGAAGCCCAGCCCCCGCGAACAGGCCGACATCGAGAAGATCATGGCGAAGCTGCTCAAGAACAACGAGCGCGCCTACGACAAGTACAAGCACGGCCTGCGTGACGCGCACGCCAAGAGCCACGCGATCCTGCGTGGCGAGCTGATCGTCAACGAGGGTCTTCCTCCTGAACTCGCGCAAGGCCTGTTCGCCGAACCGCGTACCTACCCGGTGATCGCGCGCCTGTCGAGCACGTCGGGCGTGCGGCGCAGCGACAAGACCCGCGGCGTGCGTGGTCTCGGTCTGAAAGTGCTTGGCGTACAGGGCGAAAAGATCCTTCCCGATGACTCGAGCACCAACCAGGACTTCGTCATGGTGACCCACGAGGATTTCCTGTTCGCCGACGCGCACGCCTACGCCGGGCTGGGCATGATCACGGCGTCCCTGCTCGCGCGGCTCTCCGATCAGGCGCTGTGGCTCGGCAGCGGACTGCTGGACCTGGTCAGCAAGGCCGGAATCAAGCTGCCCGACAACCTGATGGTGTTCGTCGCGCCGAACCGGCCCATCCTGGGACTGGAGTTCTTCTCGTCGGCGCCGTTCCGCCACGGCGACCACGTCGCCAAGTACCGCTTCGCGCCCGCGTCGGAGAATGTGAAGGCTCTGTCCGGGCAACTGCTGCCCCGCAACCCGGCCCCCGAGCAGCACCGCGACATGATCGCCGAGTTCTTCGCCGATCAGACCGCGGAGTTCGACTTCAGCGCGCAGTTGTGCACCGACCCGGTGGCCATGCCGATCGAAGACGCCGGTAAGAACTGGGACAAGAGCATCTCGCCGTACGTCTCGGTGGCCAAGATCGTCTTCGGGCCGCAGAACCCCTACAGCGCCCTGCGTCGCGCCTACGGCGACGACGTACTGGCATTCAATTCATGGCGCGGGCTGGCCGAACACCGCCCGCTGGGCTCCATCAATCGTCTGAAGAAAACGGTTTACGAGTCGTCGGCCGATTACCGGCACCGCGTCAACAGAATCGACCGGCACGAACCGGTCGACATATCGGAGTTACCGGACTGA